A part of Vulpes vulpes isolate BD-2025 chromosome 15, VulVul3, whole genome shotgun sequence genomic DNA contains:
- the DUSP5 gene encoding dual specificity protein phosphatase 5, with translation MKVTSLDGRQLRKMLRKEAAARCVVLDCRPYLAFAASSVRGSLNVNLNSVVLRRARGGAVSARYVLPDEAARARLLQEGGGGVAAVVVLDQGSRHWQKLREESAARVVLTSLLACLPAGPRVYFLKGGYETFYSEYPECCVDVQPISQEKVDTEKALMSQCGKPVLSISYRPAYDQGGPVEILPFLYLGSAYHASKCEFLANLHITALLNVSRRISESCTTHLHYKWIPVEDSHTADISSHFQEAIDFIDCVREKGGKVLVHCEAGISRSPTICMAYLMKAKQFRLKDAFDYIKQRRSVVSPNFGFMGQLLQYESEILPSTPQAPSCQGEAAGSSFLAHLQTLSPDMQGSYCTFPTSVLAPMPTHSTVSELGRSPMATATSC, from the exons ATGAAGGTCACGTCGCTCGACGGGCGCCAGCTGCGCAAGATGCTCCGCAAGGAGGCGGCGGCGCGCTGCGTGGTGCTCGACTGCCGGCCCTACCTGGCCTTCGCCGCCTCGAGCGTGCGCGGCTCGCTCAACGTCAACCTCAACTCGGTGGTGCTGCGGCGGGCCCGCGGCGGCGCGGTGTCGGCGCGCTACGTGCTGCCCGACGAGGCGGCGCGCGCGCGGCTGCTGcaggagggcggcggcggcgtggCGGCCGTGGTGGTGCTGGACCAGGGCAGCCGCCACTGGCAGAAGCTGCGCGAGGAGAGCGCCGCGCGCGTCGTGCTCACCTCGCTGCTCGCCTGCCTGCCCGCCGGCCCGCGGGTCTACTTCCTCAAAG GGGGATATGAGACTTTCTACTCTGAATATCCTGAGTGTTGTGTGGATGTACAACCCATTTCACAAGAGAAGGTTGACACTGAGAAAGCCCTCATGAGCCAGTGTGGGAAACCAGTGCTCAGCATCAGCTACAGGCCAGCCTACGACCAG GGCGGCCCCGTCGAAATCCTTCCATTCCTCTACCTTGGAAGTGCCTACCATGCATCCAAGTGCGAGTTCCTCGCCAACCTGCACATCACGGCCCTGCTGAATGTCTCACGGCGGATTTCCGAGTCCTGCACGACCCACCTACACTACAAATGGATCCCTGTGGAAGACAGCCACACAGCCGACATTAGCTCCCACTTTCAAGAAGCAATTGACTTCATTG atTGTGTCAGGGAAAAGGGAGGCAAGGTCCTGGTCCACTGCGAGGCTGGGATCTCCCGCTCGCCCACCATCTGTATGGCTTACCTCATGAAGGCCAAGCAGTTCCGCCTGAAGGATGCCTTCGATTACATCAAGCAGCGGAGGAGTGTGGTCTCGCCCAACTTTGGCTTCATGGGCCAGCTCCTGCAGTATGAGTCTGAGATCCTACCTTCCACGCCTCAGGCTCCTTCCTGCCAAGGGGAGGCAGCCGGCTCTTCATTCCTCGCCCATTTGCAGACACTGAGCCCTGACATGCAGGGTTCCTACTGCACGTTCCCTACCTCGGTGCTGGCACCCATGCCCACCCACTCGACAGTCTCAGAGCTCGGCAGGAGCCCCATGGCCACGGCCACATCCTGCTAA